A part of Anolis carolinensis isolate JA03-04 unplaced genomic scaffold, rAnoCar3.1.pri scaffold_10, whole genome shotgun sequence genomic DNA contains:
- the alkbh6 gene encoding alpha-ketoglutarate-dependent dioxygenase alkB homolog 6 gives MSGVNVLDLEAFKVAKSPPEAFYIPDFISEAEEAYLLQQVYGAPKPKWTQLSGRRLQNWGGLPHPKGMVPEALPTWLQTYADRVSALGVFGGKPANHVLVNEYRPGEGIMPHEDGPLYFPTVTTISLGSHTLLDFYHPVSREQQEEGREGSAPQTEEQRHFLTLLLRPRSLLVLREDMYVRYLHGIRPITEDVVTGHVANTCGFEPGSTLQRGTRVSLTIRRVPKVLKTSILLGRRK, from the exons ATGTCAGGGGTAAATGTTTTAGATTTGGAGGCATTTAAAGTGGCAAAG TCTCCCCCAGAAGCCTTTTATATTCCTGATTTCATCTCAGAAGCAGAGGAGGCTTACCTTCTCCAACAG GTTTATGGGGCCCCAAAGCCAAAATGGACCCAGCTGTCCGGACGGAGGCTGCAAAACTGGG GCGGACTCCCGCACCCGAAAGGCATGGTCCCGGAGGCGCTGCCCACCTGGCTGCAGACCTACGCCGACCGAGTCTCCGCCCTCGGGGTTTTTGGGGGGAAACCGGCCAATCACGTCCTGGTGAATGAGTACCGCCCCGGAGAAGGGATCATG cCACATGAAGATGGGCCTCTCTATTTCCCGACTGTCACAACCATCAGCCTGGGATCCCACACTTTGCTCGACTTCTACCATCCGGTCAGCAGAGAGCAGCAAGAGGAAGGCAGAGAG GGTTCGGCCCCGCAGACGGAAGAGCAGCGCCACTTCCTGACTTTGCTGCTTCGGCCCCGAAGCCTCTTGGTTTTAAGGGAAGACATGTATGTCCGCTACCTTCACGGCATCCGTCCCATCACAGAAGACGTTGTCACGGGACACGTGGCCAACACCTGCGGGTTCGAACCCGGATCCACCCTGCAGCGGGGGACACGCGTGTCGCTCACCATCCGCCGCGTCCCCAAAGTGCTGAAAACCTCCATCCTCCTGGGCAGAAGGAAGTGA